One stretch of Rosistilla oblonga DNA includes these proteins:
- a CDS encoding sulfurtransferase, whose protein sequence is MSTTSVPAQSILNVAAYKFVALSDLPDLRATLLAALKSLGLKGTILLSPEGINLFLAGEPDAVRAMIDRLHSFPEFADLEFKESLSDHQPFNRALVRLKREIIAFGVDGIDPAHRTSPKLPAQQLREWLDQGREVTLLDVRNDYEVALGTFENATPIGVDHFRDFPDAVAKLPEEAKDRPLVMFCTGGIRCEKAGPLMQREGFKEVYQLEGGILKYFEEVGGAHYQGDCFVFDQRVAVDPNLEETDTELCYACQATLTLEEQQSPHYVPSVSCPHCYKPEDQQIVDQCQKRNRAILAATDPLPGSTPQDNIRPICVSEKCNGLALIDLLDRAHPHVGRDVWQARCDAGLLRLEGEPVDGQQIVAAGQRYQHVIPAEIEPDVNPAIEILYEDAAIVVANKPAPLPMHPSGRFNRNTLTSILKTVYHPEQLRIAHRLDANTSGVVVLSRSKAAARQIQPQFESGKVKKTYLARVHGHPAEDSFECNAAISAVPTQAGLRTIDEAGQASATRFEVLKRLDDGTTLLQVTPLTGRTNQIRVHLWHLGFPIVGDPAYLTDGKLGETQTLAVDAPTMCLHAWKLQFSPAGNDETVEMTAPQPAWAN, encoded by the coding sequence ATGAGTACCACATCTGTTCCCGCTCAATCGATCTTAAACGTCGCGGCTTATAAGTTTGTCGCGCTTTCGGATCTCCCCGATTTGCGAGCCACGTTGCTGGCCGCTCTGAAATCGCTGGGCCTCAAAGGGACGATTCTGCTGAGCCCCGAAGGGATCAATCTATTCCTGGCGGGCGAACCCGACGCGGTCCGCGCGATGATCGATCGGCTGCACAGCTTCCCCGAATTCGCAGATCTGGAATTCAAAGAGAGCCTCAGCGACCACCAGCCGTTCAACCGAGCGCTCGTCCGCCTGAAACGCGAGATCATCGCGTTTGGTGTCGATGGGATCGACCCAGCCCATCGGACCAGTCCCAAGCTGCCGGCGCAGCAATTGCGTGAGTGGTTGGATCAGGGACGCGAGGTGACTCTGCTGGATGTTCGCAACGATTACGAAGTCGCTCTGGGAACGTTCGAGAACGCTACGCCGATCGGCGTCGATCACTTTCGCGATTTCCCCGACGCGGTAGCTAAGCTGCCCGAAGAGGCCAAGGACCGTCCGTTGGTGATGTTCTGCACCGGCGGAATTCGCTGCGAAAAAGCGGGTCCGCTGATGCAACGCGAGGGTTTCAAAGAGGTTTACCAATTGGAAGGTGGAATTCTTAAATACTTCGAAGAGGTCGGCGGAGCTCATTACCAAGGCGACTGTTTCGTCTTCGACCAACGCGTCGCCGTCGACCCCAACTTGGAAGAGACCGACACCGAACTCTGTTACGCCTGCCAAGCCACGCTGACTCTCGAAGAACAGCAATCGCCGCACTACGTCCCCAGTGTCTCGTGTCCGCATTGTTACAAGCCCGAAGATCAACAGATTGTCGACCAGTGCCAGAAACGCAATCGAGCGATCTTGGCCGCGACCGATCCGCTGCCAGGCAGCACGCCGCAAGATAACATCCGCCCGATCTGCGTTTCCGAAAAGTGTAACGGTCTGGCATTGATCGACCTGTTGGATCGAGCCCATCCGCACGTGGGACGCGATGTCTGGCAAGCGCGCTGCGACGCGGGACTGCTGCGTTTGGAAGGCGAACCTGTCGACGGACAACAGATCGTCGCCGCCGGTCAGCGGTACCAACACGTGATCCCGGCGGAAATCGAACCCGATGTGAACCCAGCGATCGAGATCTTGTACGAAGACGCAGCGATCGTCGTCGCCAACAAACCGGCTCCGCTGCCGATGCACCCATCGGGACGATTCAATCGCAACACGCTGACATCGATCTTGAAGACGGTCTACCATCCGGAGCAACTGCGGATCGCACACCGCTTGGACGCCAACACCAGTGGCGTCGTGGTTCTCTCGCGATCCAAAGCTGCCGCCCGGCAGATTCAACCTCAGTTCGAATCGGGGAAAGTCAAGAAGACCTACCTGGCTCGCGTGCACGGCCATCCCGCCGAAGATTCGTTCGAGTGCAACGCAGCGATCTCTGCAGTCCCAACGCAAGCTGGTCTGCGAACGATCGATGAAGCCGGCCAAGCCTCGGCGACGCGGTTCGAAGTCCTAAAGCGACTGGACGACGGCACGACACTGCTGCAAGTCACTCCGCTGACAGGCCGCACCAATCAGATCCGCGTTCACCTGTGGCACCTCGGATTCCCGATCGTCGGCGACCCGGCCTATCTCACCGACGGCAAACTAGGCGAGACGCAAACGCTCGCCGTCGACGCCCCCACGATGTGCCTGCACGCATGGAAGCTGCAGTTCTCGCCCGCCGGGAACGACGAAACCGTCGAAATGACAGCCCCCCAACCAGCCTGGGCAAACTAG